A window of Candidatus Thermodiscus eudorianus genomic DNA:
CGAGAGGTGGGTAAAGTGAAGACCCTTGAACTATTAGACATACACGCGGGATACAGGGGCCACGAAGTACTCCACGGAGTCAGCCTAACCGTTGACACCCCCGAGAACGTGGTCATAGCGGGGCCGAGTGGTAGCGGTAAGTCAACACTACTAAAGGTCATACCCCGGCTAGTCGAGCCCACCAAGGGAAAAATAATATTCAAGGGAGTAGACGTGACCGGGATCAGCGACGAGAAAAAGCTCCGGAGTATAAGGTCCAGGATAGGCTACCTACCACAGCACTACGGCCTATTCCCCCACATGAAGGTGATAGATAACGTCACATTCCCACTGCGGGTCGTCAAGAAGGTGCAGGCCGACAAGGCTAGGGAAACCGCGCTACGGTACCTGAAGCTCTTCGGCATAGAAGACCTGGCTGACCGGTATCCCTCTCAGCTGAGTGGTGGGCAGCAGCAGAGGGCGGCCCTGGCAAGGGCCCTCGCAATGGACCCCGACCTCCTCCTGCTCGATGAGCCCACAAGTGCTTTGGACCCCGAGTCTAGGCTCGACGTGCTCGACGCGCTATACGAGGTCGCGCGCCTGGGCAAGTCGATGATAATAGTGACCCATGAAATGGACTTCGCCCTTGAGATAGCCGACAAGATGCTCTACATGGAGAACGGCGTGATAATCGCCGAGGGGGAGCCACACGAGATAATAAGCTCCAACGAGAGAATCCGGGACTTCCTACACAAGCTAGCCGGGACCGTGAAGGGCATGGACGGCTTAAGCCGGGGATAGCCCTGGGTCCATACATGGGGACACTAGCAAGCCCGGCGCCCATCTATTTATACCGAGTAGGGGTATCCCATGAAGGCCGACGAGGTGATGAGGATGCCCCAATGGGGTTAACTCCCCGCGGACTCCGCGCTCCTCAATCCGAGGATATAATCCCCACCTCCTGGTACAACATCGTGCCCGACCTTCCAAGCCCACTACCACCACCTAGGAAGCCAGACGGATCCATACTAGATCCTAGAGAGCTTGAAGCAGTCTTCCCCAAGGAACTGGTCCGACAGGAGACCAGCAACGAACGCTACATACCAATACCAGACGAGGTGCTCAGAGCATACCTAGAGGTGGGCAGGCCAACCCCACTACTTAGAGCTAAGAGGCTTGAAGAGAGGCTTGACACGCCGGCCAGGATATACTTCAAGTACGAGGGGGTACTACCGACTGGAGCCCACAAAGTAAACACAGCGCTAGCACAGGCCCACATGGCGAGGGAGGAGGGCATAGAAAGGCTTACAACCGAGACCGGAGCCGGACAGTGGGGCAGCGCCCTGGCCCTGGCGGGAGCACTCTTCGGTGTCACGGTAAGAGTCTACATGGTCAAGGTGAGCTACCACCAGAAGCCATACCGCAGGATACTAATGCAGGCCTACGGCGCTGAGGTCGTACCAAGCCCGAGCAAATACACCAGCGTAGGGAGGAAGATCCTAGAGGAGGACCCCGGCAACCCGGGTAGCCTCGGCATAGCCATAAGCGAGGCCATCGAAGACGCCGTTTCGAACCCGAACACCAAGTACTCGCTGGGATCCGTGCTCAACAGCGTGCTCCTACACCAGACCGTGATAGGGCAGGAAGCCATGAAGCAGCTAGAACACCTCGGAGAGGAGCCGCCGACACACCTCGTGGGATGCGTTGGCGGCGGGAGCAACTTCGCCGGGTTCACCTACCCCTTCATAAGGGAGAAGCTCGCTGGCAAGCTGGACGCCGAGATAATAGCCGTGGAGCCCAAGGCGGCTCCCTCGATGACAAGGGGCGTTTACACGTACGACTATGGGGACTCGGCGGGGCTAACACCACTGCTCAAGATGCACACTCTAGGCCACAAGTACGTCCCGCCACCCATACACGCGGGCGGACTGCGGTACCATGGAGTCGCCCCTACGCTAAGCATACTAGTAAACCATGGGATTGTGAAGCCCGTGGCCTACAGGCAGACGGAGGTCTTCGAGGCGGCTCTGGAATTCGCGAGGGCCGAGGGCTTCATAGCCGCCCCGGAGACGGCTCACGCGGTGAAGGCCGTTATAGACCTGGCCCTTGAGGCCAAGCGCCTAGGCGAGGAGAGGGTTATCGTGTTTAACTTCAGCGGCCACGGCCTGCTAGACCTAAAGGGATACGACGATTACCTAGCCGGGAAGCTGGTTGATGCTGAGCTGGGGAAGCCGGATCTCTCATACCTGCCGGGCCTACAGGAGGGCTGATGCCTATTGTGGAGTATAGGGTTGAGCTCGTCAGGCTCGCCGAGCTCAGGCCACACGAGGACGTCGATAAGGGACGCGTAGCCGATATAGCCAGGAGCCTCGCTAGGATAGGCGTGCTCTACAGGCCACTAATCATAGAGGAAGAAACCAACACGGTAATAGACGGGCACCACCGCATAGAGGCCCTCAAACTGCTAGGAGCCAGGTACGCCCCGGTAGTACGAGCCAGCTATGACAGGGACATAGCGGGGATACAGGCCCCCGTTAGAAGAATCTGTGTGGAGGCCGCTACGCCCGAAGATGCGCTGTACCGTGCAGCCTCTCTCCTGGAGGAGGGATTGGAGAGGGGCCCATCGAGGATCATACTCAGATCCGGAGCCCATACAGCTACCCTGAGAGGGTCCCTCTACTCCATATACAATGTAGTAGATAGTCTAGAGCGCAAGCTAGCGAGACCCTACGGCTGTCAAGGAGTGCTCCTACTACCGGAACCCTTGAACCGCGACGCTATACTTGGAGCCGCCCTGGAGGGGCTGCTC
This region includes:
- a CDS encoding TrpB-like pyridoxal phosphate-dependent enzyme, with the protein product MGLTPRGLRAPQSEDIIPTSWYNIVPDLPSPLPPPRKPDGSILDPRELEAVFPKELVRQETSNERYIPIPDEVLRAYLEVGRPTPLLRAKRLEERLDTPARIYFKYEGVLPTGAHKVNTALAQAHMAREEGIERLTTETGAGQWGSALALAGALFGVTVRVYMVKVSYHQKPYRRILMQAYGAEVVPSPSKYTSVGRKILEEDPGNPGSLGIAISEAIEDAVSNPNTKYSLGSVLNSVLLHQTVIGQEAMKQLEHLGEEPPTHLVGCVGGGSNFAGFTYPFIREKLAGKLDAEIIAVEPKAAPSMTRGVYTYDYGDSAGLTPLLKMHTLGHKYVPPPIHAGGLRYHGVAPTLSILVNHGIVKPVAYRQTEVFEAALEFARAEGFIAAPETAHAVKAVIDLALEAKRLGEERVIVFNFSGHGLLDLKGYDDYLAGKLVDAELGKPDLSYLPGLQEG
- a CDS encoding ATP-binding cassette domain-containing protein, whose protein sequence is MKTLELLDIHAGYRGHEVLHGVSLTVDTPENVVIAGPSGSGKSTLLKVIPRLVEPTKGKIIFKGVDVTGISDEKKLRSIRSRIGYLPQHYGLFPHMKVIDNVTFPLRVVKKVQADKARETALRYLKLFGIEDLADRYPSQLSGGQQQRAALARALAMDPDLLLLDEPTSALDPESRLDVLDALYEVARLGKSMIIVTHEMDFALEIADKMLYMENGVIIAEGEPHEIISSNERIRDFLHKLAGTVKGMDGLSRG
- a CDS encoding ParB N-terminal domain-containing protein produces the protein MEYRVELVRLAELRPHEDVDKGRVADIARSLARIGVLYRPLIIEEETNTVIDGHHRIEALKLLGARYAPVVRASYDRDIAGIQAPVRRICVEAATPEDALYRAASLLEEGLERGPSRIILRSGAHTATLRGSLYSIYNVVDSLERKLARPYGCQGVLLLPEPLNRDAILGAALEGLLYPRKSSIHVTPLKKLYHPVKLRLLEDGVPRALRG